Proteins found in one Synergistetes bacterium HGW-Synergistetes-1 genomic segment:
- a CDS encoding transporter, with protein MLLSLETKKRDGFSSTLAALMVSLGSAVGLGNIWKFPYMTGTGGGGAFLVLYLFFVFMVAVPIMISEFVIGRRSRMNPVGAFRKLDNDPKSPWSGIGFMGALAAYLIMFFYSCVAGWVYYYTFKAATGAFAGITAEKAGAMFGSAIGAGTAGGSFFSAAVLSPIFWQVVVLCVIGAIISMGVSRGIERAIRIMMPVLFLLLIICAIRALTLPGAADGLRFLFHVDFSQITPSVTLAAMGLAFFKLSLGMGTMITYGSYFTEDSDLSTAPLKIAIADISVSMLAGLAIFPTVFSFGVEPGAGPGLLFITIPLVFSQMPFGQVLLFAFFLLTSFAANGAMLSLVEVPTVWMSEEFNMPRKKAAILNCAIIAVVGVLAAGSADSSSFFGGIKVMGRGFFDLFDFLSSNICLPLGGLFIALYTGYKMKEKDLMDELTNHGKLNNEGKVRVIRILLRYVTPLLVLIIFLNSVGLLKF; from the coding sequence ATTTTATTGTCATTAGAAACAAAGAAAAGAGACGGTTTTAGTTCAACTTTAGCTGCATTGATGGTATCCCTTGGTTCAGCCGTTGGTCTGGGAAACATATGGAAATTTCCTTATATGACAGGAACAGGCGGCGGCGGCGCTTTCCTTGTCCTGTACCTCTTTTTTGTCTTTATGGTAGCTGTTCCTATTATGATAAGCGAATTTGTTATCGGCCGCAGATCAAGGATGAACCCGGTCGGCGCTTTTAGGAAACTTGATAATGATCCTAAGTCTCCCTGGTCCGGTATCGGTTTTATGGGAGCACTTGCTGCATACCTGATAATGTTTTTCTACAGCTGTGTGGCAGGATGGGTATATTACTATACATTCAAGGCTGCAACAGGAGCTTTTGCAGGGATCACTGCAGAGAAGGCAGGAGCAATGTTCGGCAGCGCCATCGGAGCCGGGACTGCTGGAGGTAGTTTCTTTTCGGCAGCAGTACTTTCTCCGATATTCTGGCAGGTGGTGGTACTTTGTGTAATAGGCGCTATCATTTCCATGGGTGTTTCACGCGGTATAGAGAGGGCTATCAGGATCATGATGCCCGTACTATTCCTGCTTCTCATAATCTGTGCTATCCGTGCGCTTACGCTTCCGGGTGCCGCTGATGGTCTTCGCTTCCTTTTCCATGTGGATTTTTCACAGATAACACCATCTGTAACGCTTGCGGCAATGGGTCTTGCCTTTTTTAAGCTATCGCTTGGAATGGGGACCATGATAACTTACGGATCATATTTCACTGAGGATTCAGATCTTTCGACTGCTCCGCTTAAGATAGCCATAGCAGACATCTCTGTATCGATGCTTGCAGGTCTTGCGATCTTCCCAACGGTTTTCTCCTTCGGAGTTGAACCGGGGGCAGGACCAGGTCTGTTGTTTATCACTATTCCTCTGGTCTTCTCACAGATGCCCTTTGGGCAGGTACTTCTATTTGCATTTTTCCTGTTGACGTCATTCGCAGCCAATGGGGCGATGCTTTCGCTTGTAGAAGTTCCGACTGTATGGATGTCGGAAGAATTCAACATGCCGCGCAAAAAAGCTGCGATTCTCAATTGTGCCATCATCGCAGTGGTAGGAGTTCTGGCAGCCGGTTCAGCCGACAGCTCGAGCTTCTTCGGAGGGATCAAAGTCATGGGCAGGGGATTCTTTGACCTCTTCGACTTCTTATCGTCGAACATATGTCTGCCTTTGGGAGGCCTCTTTATTGCACTCTATACAGGCTACAAGATGAAAGAAAAAGACTTGATGGACGAACTGACCAATCACGGGAAACTGAATAATGAAGGAAAGGTAAGGGTGATCAGAATCCTCCTTCGTTACGTAACCCCGCTGTTGGTCCTCATCATCTTCTTAAATTCTGTGGGATTGCTGAAATTCTGA
- a CDS encoding FAD-dependent oxidoreductase: MDHKYDVIVVGSGPAGLFATLELIKNGKKVLLIDKGRSIEARICPMKTGAPECVHCNPCNVVCGWGGAGAFSDGKLTLTPEFGGNLEEYCGREKLLSLIDEADHVYLEHGASSTLFKPSGDLAKKVITKALQAGLDIIPATIRHMGTDRSKQILGAIYQTIKDSCEVRTNTMVEKVLLKPDGSVAGVLLANGEELCSDRVLLAPGREGAAWMEKTVKELGLEIESLPVDIGVRVEIPSAWAEDITDQFYEVKALLDTPTFDDKVRTFCMCPHGEVTSEYQSHHEILTVNGHSNQENDCKTENTNFAILVSTKFTKPFRDPIGYGSHIARLANMLGGGIIVQRLGDLRKGRRSTPDRIARGLVRPTLTSAEPGDLACVLPYRHLVGIMEMLAALDHIIPGVNSGHTLLYGVEVKFYSLKVALDSGLRTSIKGLYAAGDGAGVTRGVIQASASGLWVARAMLSEK; the protein is encoded by the coding sequence ATGGATCACAAATACGATGTAATAGTCGTCGGATCAGGTCCCGCAGGACTGTTTGCAACTCTCGAACTTATAAAAAATGGTAAAAAAGTTCTTCTCATTGACAAGGGAAGATCCATAGAAGCCCGTATTTGCCCAATGAAAACCGGCGCTCCTGAATGCGTACACTGCAATCCTTGCAATGTTGTATGCGGATGGGGAGGCGCGGGCGCTTTCAGCGACGGTAAACTTACACTGACCCCTGAATTCGGGGGCAACCTTGAAGAATACTGCGGACGCGAGAAGCTTCTCTCTCTTATCGACGAGGCGGACCATGTATATCTGGAGCACGGAGCCAGCAGCACGCTGTTCAAACCAAGCGGCGACCTTGCAAAGAAGGTCATTACCAAAGCTCTTCAGGCAGGCCTCGATATAATACCTGCAACAATACGCCATATGGGAACAGACAGATCGAAGCAGATCCTTGGTGCCATATATCAGACCATAAAAGACAGTTGTGAGGTAAGGACAAACACAATGGTAGAAAAAGTCCTGCTCAAACCTGACGGATCCGTTGCCGGCGTACTGCTTGCGAACGGGGAAGAGCTCTGCTCCGACAGGGTCCTTCTGGCACCCGGACGCGAAGGCGCTGCATGGATGGAAAAAACCGTGAAGGAACTTGGACTGGAGATCGAGTCCCTGCCCGTAGATATTGGCGTAAGGGTGGAAATACCCTCTGCCTGGGCTGAGGATATCACCGACCAGTTCTATGAGGTCAAGGCACTTCTCGACACGCCCACCTTTGATGACAAGGTGCGCACATTCTGCATGTGTCCGCACGGTGAAGTCACATCTGAGTACCAGAGCCACCACGAGATCCTGACTGTCAACGGCCACTCGAACCAGGAGAATGACTGCAAGACAGAAAATACAAACTTTGCGATACTGGTCTCGACAAAATTTACAAAACCTTTCAGGGATCCGATCGGTTACGGCAGCCACATAGCCCGCCTGGCGAACATGCTTGGCGGAGGAATTATCGTCCAGCGACTCGGTGACCTCCGAAAGGGGAGACGCTCAACACCGGACAGGATCGCCCGCGGACTTGTAAGACCCACTCTTACAAGCGCAGAACCGGGAGACCTTGCCTGTGTGCTTCCATACAGGCATCTGGTTGGTATAATGGAAATGCTTGCAGCTCTTGATCATATTATACCCGGGGTCAACAGCGGCCATACCTTGCTCTATGGAGTCGAGGTAAAATTTTACAGCCTGAAAGTCGCTCTCGACAGCGGACTCAGGACCTCTATCAAAGGTCTGTACGCGGCCGGAGACGGAGCCGGAGTCACAAGAGGAGTGATACAGGCCTCCGCATCGGGCCTTTGGGTCGCCAGGGCAATGCTCTCAGAAAAATGA